Proteins encoded in a region of the Aphelocoma coerulescens isolate FSJ_1873_10779 chromosome 28, UR_Acoe_1.0, whole genome shotgun sequence genome:
- the ABCA7 gene encoding phospholipid-transporting ATPase ABCA7 isoform X3, translating into MAVGTQLGLLLWKNFTYRRRQRIQLAIEILWPLFLFLILISVRRSHPPFKQHECHFPNKALPSAGTLPWLQGIICNMNNPCFRHPTAGEAPGVVGNFDGSILSRLLTEARQVLLRGHGQRLLRSFARLLPALRRLRDSGNQRRALPVREYLRENETFSRFLRTNTSLPPVLVDELMGARLSPRIFSLESIRLPLKALVCNASVLGSFLVEGDADSTRSLQQGLCALPSSQLRAMESSFLSQMDFPRLLAEQLSSELGGIAGTVEALGTFLRDATSLMEEVSSMTSLAELRQELGGLRAPNTSSTSTGAFTALSRIACGHPEGGGLRIPSLNWYEDNDVKAFLDRNSSEKRPVASGSSSPFCRELLRSLESNPLSQIFWQGIKPLFVGKILYTPPGPGPDSVMAEVNRTFRELAVLGELGGAWQELGPRIYTLLNSSLEMQILQDLLLAPSTAQILDGFLNGTSWKLPELATFLAGPVGGPGLTWHQVYADVDAVLSTLSQFMECVCLDKIEAVATEEQLVARALELLEEQQFWAAVVFQPPINATAPGLPPHVRYKIRMDIDDVARTNKIKDRFWDPGPAADPFSDLRYVWGGFVYIQDLVEQAVVRVQTGAAPRTGVYVQQMPYPCYVDDVFLRVLNRSLPLFMTLAWIYSVAMIIKGVVHEKETRLKETMKTMGLSSGILWLSWFLSSFIPFLLSSALLVLILKLGNILPYSDPAVIFLFLGTFSVATISQCFLISTFFPRANLASACGGIIYFSLYLPYVLCVAWRDYITFPIRVLVSLLSPVAFGFGCDYFSLYEEQGVGIQWHNLGASPVPGDPYSFAAAMGLLLLDAILYGLATWYLEGVFPGQYGIPKPWNFPFLKSYWFGESSSARHSLYQISPHTAPQVLVEEPPAELQPGVSIRNLVKVYGSSGRAAVNGLSLDFYEGQITSFLGHNGAGKTTTMSILTGLLPPTSGTAYILGWDIRSDIDSIRKSMGMCPQHNVLFDILTVEEHVWFYGRLKGLSEQQVQEEMEQLLQDTGLSHKRREQTRNLSGGMQRKLSVAIAFVGGSRVVILDEPTAGVDPFSRRSIWELLLKYRKGRTIILSTHYMDEAELLGDRTAIISQGRLCCCGSPLFLKARLGTGYHLTLVKRERSGTGGNTSTVPGVTKKDGSDSEHSSDTGLGSERGSDASAVDVAQLSALIQKLVPGSRLVEDIGHEVLFVLPYSGARDGTFGELFRELDTRLGELGVSSYGISDTTLEEIFLKVAEDTGLDTDTTGTAKGAAPCETGDVDVADGELAEEPRETDLLRGAAGQACGRVRGWALTCRQLRALFTKRMLHARRSTRGFFAQIVLPAVFVCIALLFSLIVPPFGKYPPLQLQPWMYGQQFTFFSNDAPGDPDTARLLDALLAEPGFGTKCMKEEGKATGLCPPASHPDGFSAPSAPPSLLEALWRGNWTQAEPSPPCQCSGPGAHRMLPECPEGAGGLPPPQVQRGTGDILQNLTGRNISDYLVKTYPQIIRQELRNKKWVNEQRYGGFSLGAGSSQALPSAAEVDQAVLELRVLLSITPGSPSDRLLANLSRFIEGLDARRNIKVWFNNKGWHAMVSFLNVASNGLLRAWLPPGTDPTRFGITATNHPLNLTKEQLSEAALMATSVDVLVSICVIFAMSFVPASFVVFLIEERVSKAKHLQFVSGMKPITYWLGNFAWDMCNYLVPALLVILIFLCFQQESYVSSANLPSLVLLLLLYGWSITPLMYPASFLFSIPSTAYVALTCINLFIGINGSVATFVLELFVDQNLNDINHVLKKVFLIFPHFCLGRGLIDMVKNQAMADAFERGQALRVPPLLGPGREEHVCHGHRGHNLLPLHPPAAVPPLLPAPGATGSGTALAGG; encoded by the exons ATGGCCGTGGGTACCCAGCTGGGGTTGCTGCTCTGGAAGAACTTCACCTACCGCCGGCGGCAGCGG ATCCAGCTGGCTATCGAGATCCTGTGgcctctcttcctcttccttatCTTGATCTCAGTGCGGCGATCCCACCCGCCCTTCAAGCAGCATGAGT GCCACTTCCCCAACAAGGCGCTGCCCTCGGCAGGaaccctgccctggctgcagggcaTCATCTGCAACATGAACAACCCCTGCTTCCGGCATCCCACGGCGGGAGAGGCCCCTGGCGTGGTGGGCAACTTCGATGGCTCCAT CCTCTCCCGCCTCCTGACCGAAGCCCGGCAGGTCCTGCTCCGTGGCCACGGGCAGCGGCTCCTGCGCAGCTTCGCTCGGCTCCTGCCCGCCCTGCGCCGGCTCCGGGACAGTGGGAATCAGCGGAGGG ctctgccggTGAGGGAATACTTGAGAGAGAACGAGACCTTCTCCCGGTTCCTGCGGACCAACACATCTCTGCCCccggtgctggtggatgagctGATGGGGGCTCGGCTCAGCCCCCGCATC TTCTCCCTGGAGAGCATTCGCCTCCCGCTAAAAGCCCTGGTCTGCAACGCCTCGGTCCTGGGGAGCTTCCTGGTGGAGGGCGACGCCGACTCCACCCGGAGCCTGCAGCAAGGACTGTGCGcactgcccagctcccagctccgtGCCATGGAGAGCTCCTTTCTCTCCCAGATGGACTTCCCGCGGCTCCTGGCG GAACAGCTGAGCTCAGAGTTGGGCGGAATCGCTGGCACCGTGGAAGCTTTGGGCACCTTCCTGCGGGATGCAACATCCCTGATGGAGGAG GTCTCCTCCATGACCAGCCTGGCCGAGCTGCGGCAGGAGTTAGGGGGGCTGAGGGCCCCCaacaccagcagcaccagcacggGTGCCTTCACAGCCCTGTCACGCATCGCCTGTGGACACCCCGAGGGTGGGGGGCTCAGGATCCCCTCCCTCAACTGGTACGAGGACAATGACGTCAAAGCCTTCCTGGACCGTAACAGCTCGGAGAAGAGACCCGTGGcctcaggcagcagca gtcccttctgCCGGGAGCTGCTCCGCAGCCTGGAGTCCAACCCCCTCTCACAGATCTTCTGGCAGGGGATCAAGCCCCTCTTTGTGGGGAAGATCCTGTACACGCcacccgggcccggccccgacAGTGTGATGGCTGAG GTGAATCGGACCTTCCGGGAGCTGGCGGTGCTGGGGGAGTTGGGGGGtgcctggcaggagctgggaccCCGAATCTACACCCTCCTCAACAGCAGCCTGGAGATGCAGATTCTCCAG GACCTGCTGCTGGCCCCAAGCACAGCCCAGATCCTGGACGGGTTCCTCAACGGCACCTCCTGGAAGCTGCCGGAGCTGGCCACGTTCCTGGCGGGGCCAGTGGGGGGGCCAGGCCTTACGTGGCACCAGGTGTACGCTGATGTGGATGCGGTCCTGAGCACGCTGTCACAGTTCATGGAG TGTGTCTGCCTGGACAAGATCGAGGCAGTGGCCACAGAGGAGCAGCTGGTAGCCcgggccctggagctgctggaggagcagcagttTTGGGCAGCAGTGGTCTTCCAGCCCCCCATCAATGCCACAGCCCCTGGACTGCCACCCCACGTCCGCTACAAGATCCGCATGGACATCGATGATGTCGCGAGGACCAACAAGATCAAGGACAG GTTTTGGGACCCAGGCCCTGCAGCTGACCCCTTCAGTGACTTGCGCTATGTCTGGGGAGGCTTCGTCTACATTCAGGACCTGGTGGAGCAGGCGGTGGTGCGGGTGCAGACTGGGGCTGCCCCACGGACAGGGGTCTATGTCCAGCAGATGCCCTACCCCTGCTACGTGGATGATGT GTTCCTGAGGGTCCTGAACCGCTCGTTGCCTCTCTTTATGACGCTGGCCTGGATCTACTCAGTGGCCATGATCATCAAGGGGGTGGTGCACGAGAAGGAGACGCGTCTCAAGGAGACCATGAAGACCATGGGGCTGAGCAGTGGGATCCTCTGGCTCAGCTGGTTCCTCAGCAGCTTCATCCCCTTcctcctcagctctgccctccttGTCCTCATCCTCAAG CTGGGAAACATCCTGCCCTACAGCGACCCAGCagtcatcttcctcttcctcggCACCTTCTCGGTGGCCACCATCAGCCAGTGCTTCCTCATCAGCACCTTCTTCCCCCGTGCCAACCTGGCCTCGGCGTGCGGTGGCATCATCTACTTCTCGCTGTACCTGCCCTACGTGCTGTGCGTCGCCTGGCGCGACTACATCACCTTCCCAATCCGCGTCCTCGTG AGCCTGCTGTCCCCTGTGGCCTTCGGCTTCGGCTGCGATTACTTCTCCCTCTACGAGGAGCAGGGGGTGGGCATCCAGTGGCACAACCTGGGTGCCAGCCCCGTGCCAGGAGACCCGTACAGCTTTGCTGCAgccatggggctgctgctgctggatgctATCCTCTATGGCCTGGCGACCTGGTACCTCGAGGGTGTCTTCCCAG GTCAGTATGGGATCCCCAAGCCCTGGAATTTCCCCTTCCTGAAGAGCTACTGGTTTGGAGAGTCATCCTCAGCTAGGCACTCCCTGTACCAAATCAGCCCCCACACTGCACCCCAAG TGCTGGTGGAGGAGCCGCCTGCCGAGCTCCAGCCCGGTGTCTCCATCCGCAACCTGGTGAAGGTCTATGGCAGCAGCGGCCGTGCAGCCGTCAACGGGCTGAGCCTGGACTTCTATGAGGGGCAGATCACATCCTTCTTGGGCCATAACGGTGCTGGAAAGACCACCACCAT GTCCATCTTGACTGGCCTCCTGCCCCCCACTTCGGGCACTGCCTATATCCTGGGCTGGGACATCCGCTCCGATATCGACAGCATCCGCAAATCCATGGGGATGTGTCCCCAGCACAACGTGCTCTTTGACAT CCTGACGGTGGAGGAGCACGTCTGGTTCTACGGGCGGCTGAAGGGGCTCTCGGAGCAGCAGgtgcaggaggagatggagcagctgctccaggacacGGGGTTGTCCCACAAGCGCCGAGAGCAGACCAGGAACCTCTCAG GCGGGATGCAGCGGAAGCTCTCGGTGGCCATCGCCTTCGTGGGCGGCTCCCGGGTGGTCATCCTGGACGAGCCCACGGCCGGCGTCGACCCCTTCTCCCGCCGCAGcatctgggagctgctgctcaagTACCGCAAAG GCCGCACCATCATCCTGTCCACCCACTACATGGACGAGGCGGAGCTGTTGGGGGACCGCACCGCCATCATCTCGCAGGGCCGGCTCTGCTGCTGCGGGTCCCCCCTCTtcctcaaggccaggctgggcaccGGCTACCACCTCACCCTGGTGAagcgggagcggagcgggaCAGGTGGCAACACCAGCACTGTCCCCGGTGTCACCAAAAAG GACGGCAGCGACTCGGAGCACAGCAGTGACACAGGCCTGGGCAGCGAGCGGGGCAGTGACGCCAGCGCCGTGG ATGTGGCCCAGCTGTCAGCGCTGATCCAGAAGCTGGTGCCCGGCTCCCGGCTGGTGGAGGACATTGGGCACGAGGTGCTCTTTGTCCTGCCCTACAGTGGGGCCAGGGATGGGACCTTCGGGGAGCTGTTCCGCGAGCTGGACACACgcctgggggaactgggggtcTCCAGCTACGGCATCTCCGACACCACTCTGGAAGAG ATCTTCCTGAAGGTGGCTGAGGACACAGGGCTGGACACTGACACCACAG GGACCGCGAAAGGAGCAGCCCCATGCGAGACGGGGGACGTGGATGTGGCCGATGGAGAGCTGG CAGAGGAGCCCCGGGAAACGGACCTgctgcggggggcggcggggcaggCCTGCGgcagggtgaggggctgggcgCTCACCTGCCGCCAGCTCCGTGCTCTCTTCACCAAGAGGATGCTCCACGCCCGGCGCAGCACCCGCGGCTTCTTCGCGCAG ATCGTCCTCCCCGCTGTCTTCGTCTGCATCGCGCTGCTCTTCAGCCTCATCGTGCCGCCCTTCGGGAAGTACCCGccgctgcagctccagccctggatgTACGGGCAGCAGTTCACCTTTttcag CAACGACGCCCCAGGAGACCCCGACACGGCCCGGCTGCTGGACGCGCTTCTGGCCGAGCCCGGCTTCGGCACCAAGTGCATGAAGGAAGAGGGGAAGGC GACGGGGCTGTGCCCACCAGCTTCCCACCCCGATGGCTTCTCggccccctcagcccccccatccctgctggaAGCGCTGTGGCGTGGGAACTGGACACAGGCTGAGCCGTCCCCCCCGTGTCAGTGCAGCGGGCCAGGGGCACACAGGATGCTCCCTGAGtgtcccgagggggccggggggcTCCCACCACCCCAG GTGCagaggggcacaggggacaTCCTTCAGAACCTGACAGGCAGGAACATCTCTGACTACCTGGTGAAGACCTACCCCCAGATCATCCGGCAGGA GCTGAGGAACAAGAAGTGGGTGAATGAGCAGAG GTACGGCGGCTTCTCCCTGGGTGCCGGCAGCTCCCAGGCCCTGCCGTCAGCAGCGGAGGTGGATCAGGCGGTGCTGGAGCTCCGGGTGCTGCTCAGCATCACCCCG GGCAGCCCTTCAGATCGGCTCCTGGCCAACCTCAGCCGCTTCATCGAGGGTTTGGACGCCCGCAGGAATATCAag GTCTGGTTCAACAACAAGGGCTGGCATGCCATGGTCTCCTTCCTCAATGTGGCCAGCAACGGGCTGCTGCGAGCCTGGCTGCCCCCTGGCACCGACCCCACGCGCTTCGGCATCACGGCCACCAACCACCCCCTCAACCTCACCAAGGAGCAGCTCTCCGAGGCCGCCCT GATGGCCACCTCTGTGGACGTGCTGGTCTCCATCTGCGTGATCTTCGCCATGTCCTTTGTCCCGGCCAGCTTCGTCGTCTTCCTCATTGAGGAGCGGGTCAGCAAGGCCAAACACCTTCAGTTCGTCAGCGGGATGAAGCCCATCACCTACTGGCTGGGCAACTTCGCCTGGGACatg TGCAACTACCTGGTCCCTGCACTGCTGGtcatcctcatcttcctctgcttccagcAGGAATCCTACGTGTCCTCGGCCAACCTGCcctccctggtgctgctgctgctgctctacGG ATGGTCCATCACCCCCCTGATGTATCCAGCCTCCTTCCTCTTCAGCATCCCCAGCACCGCCTATGTGGCCCTGACCTGCATCAACCTCTTCATCGGCATCAACGGCAGCGTGGCCACCTTTGTGCTGGAGCTCTTTGTGGACCAG AACCTCAATGACATCAACCACGTCCTGAAGAAGGTTTTCCTCATCTTCCCCCACTTCTGCTTGGGCCGAGGCCTCATTGACATGGTGAAGAATCAGGCAATGGCTGATGCCTTTGAGAG GGGACAAGCGCTTCGTGTCCCCCCTCTCCTGGGACCTGGCAGGGAAGAACATGTTTGCCATGGCCATCGAGGGCATaatcttcttcctcttcaccctcctgctgcagtaccacCGCTTCTTCCTGCGCCTGGC GCCACGGGCTCTGGAACTGCCCTCGCTGGGGGATGA